A region from the Bacillota bacterium genome encodes:
- a CDS encoding DUF86 domain-containing protein — MKSKRVYTDYLRDMIEYAGKAVQFMQGVAFNDFQGNDEKIFAVVRALEVIGEAARHIPRSLRDKYPQVPWRKIIGMRDKVVHDYFGVDLEVVWRTVHEELPKMQKAVSQVLADMEAEEGRESPTG, encoded by the coding sequence ATGAAATCAAAGCGGGTATATACCGATTACCTGCGGGATATGATCGAATACGCCGGCAAGGCAGTGCAATTTATGCAGGGTGTGGCCTTTAACGATTTTCAGGGAAACGATGAGAAAATCTTCGCAGTTGTAAGAGCGCTGGAGGTGATCGGGGAGGCAGCGCGTCATATTCCCAGGTCTCTCAGGGATAAATACCCGCAGGTACCGTGGCGGAAGATCATTGGCATGCGTGATAAAGTGGTCCACGATTATTTTGGCGTGGATCTTGAGGTGGTATGGCGAACCGTTCACGAGGAGCTACCCAAGATGCAGAAGGCTGTATCGCAAGTGCTGGCCGACATGGAGGCAGAGGAAGGCCGTGAGTCACCGACTGGATAA
- a CDS encoding nucleotidyltransferase family protein: MGKRVQKAQKSRTIEEILAVLREHLPGFRERYKVRTLGVFGSYVRGEQGKRSDLDVLVEFERAPTFFEFIDLEDHLSELLGVKVDLVMRSALRPAIGRRILAEVIAV; the protein is encoded by the coding sequence ATGGGTAAACGGGTGCAAAAAGCGCAAAAAAGCCGTACGATCGAGGAGATACTTGCAGTTCTCCGGGAGCACCTGCCCGGATTCCGCGAGCGGTATAAGGTGAGAACGCTTGGCGTCTTCGGTTCGTATGTGCGCGGGGAGCAGGGTAAGCGTAGCGACCTGGACGTGCTGGTGGAGTTTGAACGCGCGCCGACATTTTTTGAGTTTATTGACCTTGAGGACCACCTGAGCGAATTGCTGGGTGTTAAGGTGGACTTGGTGATGAGAAGTGCGCTCAGGCCGGCTATCGGCCGGCGGATCCTTGCCGAGGTGATAGCCGTATGA